The Spirochaetaceae bacterium sequence ATTTGTACAAGGAATGATGATTGATGGACATAAAAGTAATAGAATTAAATAATTTAGTTAAAGAAATACTGAGTGAAGAACGTTATCAGCATAGTTTAGCTGTGGCGGAATGCGCCGGTATGCTGGCTGCCCGTTTTGGCCTTGATACGCACAAAGCCGAATTAGCCGGCTTGGGCCACGATATAACTAAAGAGTTTAGCGCTGCCGAGCAGAAAGATTATGCTTTACTGCATAGTGTTTATTTACCCGATGGCGATGACTTTCCGCAAATATTACATGGCCGTACAGCGGCTTTTTTTATTAAAGAAAAATTAAACTTTTATGATAATGAAGTAGACGGCGCTATG is a genomic window containing:
- the yqeK gene encoding bis(5'-nucleosyl)-tetraphosphatase (symmetrical) YqeK, with the translated sequence MDIKVIELNNLVKEILSEERYQHSLAVAECAGMLAARFGLDTHKAELAGLGHDITKEFSAAEQKDYALLHSVYLPDGDDFPQILHGRTAAFFIKEKLNFYDNEVDGAMYKHTTCSEEMNELDKIIFIADGITPRHHLFTAKQQQMLEEFELNRLFYEALKNKINYCLLTGKIIYGAALEWYNKLAVIYKGE